The following are from one region of the Falco biarmicus isolate bFalBia1 chromosome 1, bFalBia1.pri, whole genome shotgun sequence genome:
- the LOC130151722 gene encoding solute carrier family 2, facilitated glucose transporter member 11-like isoform X3 — protein MESQPLLRGSSTHSKFPSWTLVLAVCAVGIGGTFQYGYNVSIINAPTQHIHRFLNETWSSRYHKELNPDLLTFLWSVIASIFSLGGLCGALIGGSMAIQLGRKGALLLNNIIAIVASILMGISFPTGLFELLIAGRFLIGINSGIGLCVQPLYIGEVAPKHLRGSMAMGSSIFLTGGILTGQIIGLRELLGGETYWPVLLSSSCFPAFAQLLFLPWFPESPRYLLIDRGDELSCAKALKRFHGSSEYQREMEDIQRECFALEGEKPRKPWQLFTDRGVRWQLITVIVMTMGQQLSGINAIYFYATYIFEEAGISAEKIPYVTLGTGACECFTALTCGLLIDYVGRRCLIIGGYLLMTLWSIVLTFSLTYQELYPWVPYVSMASIFAFILSFGLGPGGITNTLTAELFIQSSRPAAYMIGGTISWISFFTIGMIFPFIVVSPTS, from the exons ATGGAGTCCCAGCCCCTGCTGAGAGGGTCTAGCACGCACAGCAAG TTCCCCAGCTGGACCTTGGTTTTGGCTGTTTGTGCTGTTGGAATTGGAGGGACTTTTCAGTATGGGTATAATGTTTCCATTATCAATGCACCCACCCAG CATATACATAGGTTCTTAAATGAAACCTGGAGTAGTCGTTATCACAAGGAACTAAATCCAGATCTGCTGACTTTCCTTTGGTCTGTCATTGCTTCTATATTTTCACTCGGAGGCCTGTGTGGAGCCCTTATCGGAGGCAGCATGGCGATTCAGCTAGGCAG GAAAGGAGCTCTTTTGCTGAATAATATTATAGCAATAGTGGCCTCCATTTTAATGGGGATCAGTTTTCCTACAGGATTGTTTGAGTTACTGATTGCTGGAAGGTTTTTGATTGGCATAAATTCAG GTATTGGGCTCTGTGTACAGCCTCTGTATATTGGGGAGGTTGCCCCAAAACATCTTCGAGGTAGCATGGCCATGGGGAGTTCCATCTTTCTGACTGGAGGGATTCTGACAGGACAAATAATTGGTTTAAG GGAATTATTAGGTGGAGAAACATATTGGCCTGTGTTGCTATCCAGCAGCTGTTTCCCAGCATTTGCCCAACTTTTATTCCTGCCATGGTTTCCTGAAAGTCCCAGATACCTTCTTATTGACAGAGGTGATGAGCTGAGCTGTGCCAAAG ctttgaaGCGATTTCATGGTTCTTCAGAGTACCAGAGGGAGATGGAAGACATACAGCGGGAATGTTTTGCCTTAGAAGGGGAGAAACCCAGGAAGCCCTGGCAATTATTCACTGATCGTGGTGTGAGATGGCAACTCATTACTGTGATTGTGATGACTATGGGCCAGCAGCTCAGTGGAATAAATGCT ATATATTTCTATGCCACTTATATTTTTGAAGAAGCTGGGATCTCAGCAGAAAAGATCCCTTATGTGACACTTGGCACTGGAGCTTGTGAATGCTTCACGGCCCTCACCTGT GGTTTACTGATAGACTACGTGGGAAGAAGATGCCTCATCATTGGGGGCTATCTCCTTATGACCCTTTGGAGCATTGTTTTAACATTCTCTCTGACTTACCAG GAGCTGTACCCATGGGTGCCTTACGTGAGCATGGCATCTATATTTGCCTTCATCTTGAGCTTTGGCTTGGGACCAG GTGGCATAACAAATACCCTGACAGCAGAATTATTTATACAGTCTTCACGTCCAGCTGCTTATATGATAGGAGGGACTATTAGTTGGATTAGTTTCTTCACAATTGGAATGATCTTTCCCTTTATAGTG
- the CCDC117 gene encoding coiled-coil domain-containing protein 117 isoform X2, which translates to MSATATALARTSHPAAARAYSPQNAPRPPGPTAPRMRRGLTGLQLPECPAPARAYSSQNAPRRLLQARRKAWKGRGLWRSPQPRARPGPADMAALGRSCPGLPAGPAVEFPQAPAAAPERHGPSAGTRHDPPPGAVGHSHFQPPVMIMAGNGSDGADGGRSSGLYLQSSLDLASLAALGSYNEGLTVAPVGSFTSAAPSHGLHLPQGHSHVSVRCGKKHKLEEEAEGCPVRKKRLTGAKNCPLNPNTEEWILCAGQQAAGEVASQYGGSGPETALLEIPCEEMDQTMGEQQCEVARRKLQEIEDRIIDEDEEVHADGNVSNLPTLILSDTLKKGMKRDFGEGLTKKIIESMSRPSMELVLWKPLPEFLTDKLKSVSVKNVKQQSTEGCQAKQSTPRAAFDAQTETFPESQQTAMSPDQYAGLGTSGCAEEEMEL; encoded by the exons ATGAGCGCCACAGCCACGGCGCTGGCGAGGACTTCACACCCCGCGGCCGCCCGAGCCTACAGCCCCCAGAATGCCCCGCGACCTCCagggcctacagctcccagaaTGCGCCGCGGCCTCacgggcctacagctcccagaatgccccgcgcccgcccgggcctacagctcccagaaTGCCCCGCGGCGCCTTCTCCAAGCGCGGCGAAAGGCCTGGAAGGGCCGCGGGCTCTGgcggagcccccagccccgggcccggcccggcccggcg GACATGGCGGCGCTGGGCAGATCCTGCCCGGGCCTCCCTGCGGGCCCTGCCGTGGAGTTTCCCCAGGCCCCGGCCGCTGCCCCTGAGCGCCACGGCCCGTCGGCGGGGACGCGGCACGACCCGCCGCCCGGAGCCGTCGGCCACAGCCATTTCCAGCCGCCCGTGATGATCATGGCCGGGAACGGAAGCGATGGTGCCGACGGCGGCCGCTCCTCCGGCCTGTACCTGCAGAGCAGCCTCGACCTTGCCTCGCTGGCCGCGCTGGGAAGCTACAACGAGGGCCTGACGGTCGCCCCGGTGGGCTCCTTTACTAGCGCGGCCCCCTCGCACGGCCTGCACCTGCCGCAGGGCCACAGCCA tgtcTCTGTTCGCTGTGGAAAGAAGCATAAGCTAGAAGAAGAGGCAGAAGG TTGTCCTGTGCGGAAGAAGAGACTGACAGGAGCCAAAAATTGTCCTTTGAATCCCAACACTGAAGAATGGATTCTCTGTGCAggtcagcaggcagctggggaggtggcaaGTCAGTATGGTGGCAGCGGTCCTGAAACTGCCCTGTTAGAAATTCCCTGTGAAGAAATGGATCAGACAATGGGGGAACAGCAGTGCGAGGTTGCTCGCAGGAAGCTTCAGGAAATTGAGGACAG GATAATTGATGAAGATGAGGAAGTTCATGCTGATGGAAATGTTAGCAATCTGCCCACTCTTATCCTGTCAGATACCCTTAAAAAAGGGATGAAGAGGGATTTTGGTGAAGGCctgacaaagaaaataatagaatcTAT GAGCCGTCCATCTATGGAGCTGGTGCTTTGGAAACCTCTTCCTGAATTTCTCACAGATAAACTGAAGTCCGTTTCTGTTAAGAACGTTAAGCAGCAGAGTACAGAAGGGTGTCAAGCTAAGCAGTCAACACCAAGAGCTGCTTTTGACGCACAGACTGAAACATTCCCTGAATCACAACAGACTGCGATGTCTCCAGATCAGTATGCTGGTTTGGGAACCTCTGGGTGTGCAGAAGAAGAGATGGAGTTGTAG
- the CCDC117 gene encoding coiled-coil domain-containing protein 117 isoform X1 translates to MSATATALARTSHPAAARAYSPQNAPRPPGPTAPRMRRGLTGLQLPECPAPARAYSSQNAPRRLLQARRKAWKGRGLWRSPQPRARPGPAQDMAALGRSCPGLPAGPAVEFPQAPAAAPERHGPSAGTRHDPPPGAVGHSHFQPPVMIMAGNGSDGADGGRSSGLYLQSSLDLASLAALGSYNEGLTVAPVGSFTSAAPSHGLHLPQGHSHVSVRCGKKHKLEEEAEGCPVRKKRLTGAKNCPLNPNTEEWILCAGQQAAGEVASQYGGSGPETALLEIPCEEMDQTMGEQQCEVARRKLQEIEDRIIDEDEEVHADGNVSNLPTLILSDTLKKGMKRDFGEGLTKKIIESMSRPSMELVLWKPLPEFLTDKLKSVSVKNVKQQSTEGCQAKQSTPRAAFDAQTETFPESQQTAMSPDQYAGLGTSGCAEEEMEL, encoded by the exons ATGAGCGCCACAGCCACGGCGCTGGCGAGGACTTCACACCCCGCGGCCGCCCGAGCCTACAGCCCCCAGAATGCCCCGCGACCTCCagggcctacagctcccagaaTGCGCCGCGGCCTCacgggcctacagctcccagaatgccccgcgcccgcccgggcctacagctcccagaaTGCCCCGCGGCGCCTTCTCCAAGCGCGGCGAAAGGCCTGGAAGGGCCGCGGGCTCTGgcggagcccccagccccgggcccggcccggcccggcg CAGGACATGGCGGCGCTGGGCAGATCCTGCCCGGGCCTCCCTGCGGGCCCTGCCGTGGAGTTTCCCCAGGCCCCGGCCGCTGCCCCTGAGCGCCACGGCCCGTCGGCGGGGACGCGGCACGACCCGCCGCCCGGAGCCGTCGGCCACAGCCATTTCCAGCCGCCCGTGATGATCATGGCCGGGAACGGAAGCGATGGTGCCGACGGCGGCCGCTCCTCCGGCCTGTACCTGCAGAGCAGCCTCGACCTTGCCTCGCTGGCCGCGCTGGGAAGCTACAACGAGGGCCTGACGGTCGCCCCGGTGGGCTCCTTTACTAGCGCGGCCCCCTCGCACGGCCTGCACCTGCCGCAGGGCCACAGCCA tgtcTCTGTTCGCTGTGGAAAGAAGCATAAGCTAGAAGAAGAGGCAGAAGG TTGTCCTGTGCGGAAGAAGAGACTGACAGGAGCCAAAAATTGTCCTTTGAATCCCAACACTGAAGAATGGATTCTCTGTGCAggtcagcaggcagctggggaggtggcaaGTCAGTATGGTGGCAGCGGTCCTGAAACTGCCCTGTTAGAAATTCCCTGTGAAGAAATGGATCAGACAATGGGGGAACAGCAGTGCGAGGTTGCTCGCAGGAAGCTTCAGGAAATTGAGGACAG GATAATTGATGAAGATGAGGAAGTTCATGCTGATGGAAATGTTAGCAATCTGCCCACTCTTATCCTGTCAGATACCCTTAAAAAAGGGATGAAGAGGGATTTTGGTGAAGGCctgacaaagaaaataatagaatcTAT GAGCCGTCCATCTATGGAGCTGGTGCTTTGGAAACCTCTTCCTGAATTTCTCACAGATAAACTGAAGTCCGTTTCTGTTAAGAACGTTAAGCAGCAGAGTACAGAAGGGTGTCAAGCTAAGCAGTCAACACCAAGAGCTGCTTTTGACGCACAGACTGAAACATTCCCTGAATCACAACAGACTGCGATGTCTCCAGATCAGTATGCTGGTTTGGGAACCTCTGGGTGTGCAGAAGAAGAGATGGAGTTGTAG
- the CCDC117 gene encoding coiled-coil domain-containing protein 117 isoform X3, whose product MSATATALARTSHPAAARAYSPQNAPRPPGPTAPRMRRGLTGLQLPECPAPARAYSSQNAPRRLLQARRKAWKGRGLWRSPQPRARPGPAQDMAALGRSCPGLPAGPAVEFPQAPAAAPERHGPSAGTRHDPPPGAVGHSHFQPPVMIMAGNGSDGADGGRSSGLYLQSSLDLASLAALGSYNEGLTVAPVGSFTSAAPSHGLHLPQGHSHVSVRCGKKHKLEEEAEGCPVRKKRLTGAKNCPLNPNTEEWILCAGQQAAGEVASQYGGSGPETALLEIPCEEMDQTMGEQQCEVARRKLQEIEDRSRPSMELVLWKPLPEFLTDKLKSVSVKNVKQQSTEGCQAKQSTPRAAFDAQTETFPESQQTAMSPDQYAGLGTSGCAEEEMEL is encoded by the exons ATGAGCGCCACAGCCACGGCGCTGGCGAGGACTTCACACCCCGCGGCCGCCCGAGCCTACAGCCCCCAGAATGCCCCGCGACCTCCagggcctacagctcccagaaTGCGCCGCGGCCTCacgggcctacagctcccagaatgccccgcgcccgcccgggcctacagctcccagaaTGCCCCGCGGCGCCTTCTCCAAGCGCGGCGAAAGGCCTGGAAGGGCCGCGGGCTCTGgcggagcccccagccccgggcccggcccggcccggcg CAGGACATGGCGGCGCTGGGCAGATCCTGCCCGGGCCTCCCTGCGGGCCCTGCCGTGGAGTTTCCCCAGGCCCCGGCCGCTGCCCCTGAGCGCCACGGCCCGTCGGCGGGGACGCGGCACGACCCGCCGCCCGGAGCCGTCGGCCACAGCCATTTCCAGCCGCCCGTGATGATCATGGCCGGGAACGGAAGCGATGGTGCCGACGGCGGCCGCTCCTCCGGCCTGTACCTGCAGAGCAGCCTCGACCTTGCCTCGCTGGCCGCGCTGGGAAGCTACAACGAGGGCCTGACGGTCGCCCCGGTGGGCTCCTTTACTAGCGCGGCCCCCTCGCACGGCCTGCACCTGCCGCAGGGCCACAGCCA tgtcTCTGTTCGCTGTGGAAAGAAGCATAAGCTAGAAGAAGAGGCAGAAGG TTGTCCTGTGCGGAAGAAGAGACTGACAGGAGCCAAAAATTGTCCTTTGAATCCCAACACTGAAGAATGGATTCTCTGTGCAggtcagcaggcagctggggaggtggcaaGTCAGTATGGTGGCAGCGGTCCTGAAACTGCCCTGTTAGAAATTCCCTGTGAAGAAATGGATCAGACAATGGGGGAACAGCAGTGCGAGGTTGCTCGCAGGAAGCTTCAGGAAATTGAGGACAG GAGCCGTCCATCTATGGAGCTGGTGCTTTGGAAACCTCTTCCTGAATTTCTCACAGATAAACTGAAGTCCGTTTCTGTTAAGAACGTTAAGCAGCAGAGTACAGAAGGGTGTCAAGCTAAGCAGTCAACACCAAGAGCTGCTTTTGACGCACAGACTGAAACATTCCCTGAATCACAACAGACTGCGATGTCTCCAGATCAGTATGCTGGTTTGGGAACCTCTGGGTGTGCAGAAGAAGAGATGGAGTTGTAG